The following nucleotide sequence is from Zingiber officinale cultivar Zhangliang chromosome 10A, Zo_v1.1, whole genome shotgun sequence.
ATTGTTGTCCTCGAACCCATGGTGGTATATGAACCAAAGTCACCAAAACAACTCAAACACTGACAATCACATCCAAAGCTACAAAACATCACAACAGGAGCAAGATGCGGGATAAGGACAGGATGAACATCACAACACTATTGTGCATAAAAGCTTAGGCTGATCAACTTTACATTGAGTATCCGTAGACAACATACATTGAGTTTTGcatcatgttttaaaaaaattatgtgttTACCCTGAAAATTTTAGATTCTAAAAGGTCTTTAAACAATAAGAATTCATAGTTTTGCATGTACAGATTtgcaattttgaaaaaaaaaaatgtataccTAAGACATGATCGAACAACTTAGAAAACTCTCAATAAGTTATTAATCATCATTCTGCAGACTTGATTGCACATTGCTTTCCATCTTTGTTTACTAAACATAGAATTCACAAGTTTACTAAGCTTTCTGTTGTAAAATGTGTTGAACTTTTTTTGTATGCAATGGATTGCAAACATGGGATCGCAGAAAAAACACCAAGAAGTTCCACGCTTTGTTGggaacaaataattttgaagataaCAAAAGCAATCCATCGAACACTAATGTGATAGAAAATATAATCAAGGGTTATTACCTTGTAGAAGCAGATAGCTCCAAAGGGGCAAGTTccatttccaaaatcaaaatatTTGCAGTCAATTGACCTGCCAAAGGAAGAGCATAAATATACGGACAATTTCCACAGTTAGGCTAATCAGACTCATTTGTGGTTGTATAATGAGATTTGCAAATGAAATGTAACTAACAGTGGTACAAAAACAATggagaaattttaaaagaaattaattaagcaGAAGTAAGAATAATAAAGCTCCTTCTGAGGCAAAGTTCTATTGCTCtattttccaaaaataaaatgGAAACTAATGATGTAGACAGTAACTTTCAACAGAGTTAGAAAAAAGTACAGTCAAGAGGTTAAAGGGCAAATAACCTAACAAGGAACTCAAGGTTGATTTGCATAAAACAAGGCCCGCTTATTTTTAGGAACTTGGGAAACACTGGGCAAAATTCCAAATTGACTCCTACAAATTAACTTCAAGGTCACGGACAAAAATATTAAGCAAACGAGAAAACTCCCATAACTTTGTTAAGCTCAAGCACTTGGCTAATACTCTTAAACTCAATTTAAACTTAACCCACTCATCTAACCCTATAGCCCACAACTATAATATGGAACTAAACAAGGGTGCCGTAGAATACAGAGTAACTGTTAGTAGTTCAGATCTATAACTAGAGTAGGTTTTGATGACAATAATTGGGAATATTCCAAAATTATCTTTTATCAATGATATGGCAAGGTAGATTTTGAGGTCATGAGTCTATGAACTACTACTTTAACTAGAAAATTTTGCTACTGATGTTTCCACATAAGAATAGAATATTAAGCTAAGATGAATTTCAGAAACATGTTCTTCTATCATTCGCTTACTTTTAAAATCCTATGCAGTGAAAACAAGGGAACTTACAGGactattaagaaaagaaaaacgGAACTCCAGCATGAAAGCTTGAAAATTATGATATTCATGAACAAAAAATGCCCAACCAATGCAAATAAGAATGAAATTGAACATGCATGCAGATAAATCAAATTGGCATACTTGAGTTTCCTTTTGTAGTTATCaataatctcttgtttttcttcactTGTGGAGAACCATGTTGTGCTGGGAATGACAAAATATGAATGCTGCCTGCAAACAGGGCAGGCTCTTAATGCAGTGTTCAAATCAATGCCAGAAGACGGAGAGTTACTACGCCAATTCCGAATGCATTCAATGCAGAATGGATGGTCACACTCTGGTAATATTCCAAACTTCCGCTGAGTAATTGTGGGTTTAGAGAGTACCCGTTCTAAGCAAATACTGCATTCTATTTCCTTACTGTACTTCAAAGTTTCAAGAACCTCCTTGTTTCTCTGGCAAGACTCTATGTGTTTGTCTCTTTCTTCTTGTCGAAATGGATGCAAGCAATGTTTACCGCAAATAGAACACAACTCTCCATGAATACGATGACAATTTTCACCATGAGGACAACTACCAACGTGGTTAAAGGAACAAAGTGGTAGATCAGATGGCCTGCTATGAGCAGAAACATGGATATCCACATTAGAACTAATCGCCTGGTTTTGCGCACCTTCGTGAGGTGTATGAGATTGGCTCGAAGTTGGCAAAACAGTTGGAATAGTAAAAGCTTGACTGGTGTCTCGATTCCTTAAATCTCTTGATGGAAAAGCATCTTGAGAAGAACTTGATTCTATTTGAGAGCAAGATTCTGAGGATACTGCTACAGAAGTTTCATGTCCAGAAACTATGACATGGTTATATCTACAACTAGGGCCATAGTTGCAGAGCCCCTTTTGATAAAAGGTACATACCTGCAATCACAAATACAGAGAAAAGGATTATATCATTGCACTAAACACCTTAGGACCAGAAATTAGACGGAAAACATAGGAATAAACTATTGCGATAACTTACTTTGTTAGGTTGATGCCTCCAGTCATGTGAAAAATTGCAACTCTCTCCCTTCAAGCATGTTCCACGTCCAAAGTACTTGCAAAAAACCCTGTGTTCAAGAAAGAACAAAAATACGCCATTTGTATTTACAACAGTGCTGAGGTGTTAGTAAGCAaacttatgacatgatgcttcTTACATATAGAAAGAAACATAATTAACTAGGATATAATAATCACAATACACCAATAATAAAGATCATCtgtcaagcatatgttacaatcGCAGCATCCACTGATTGTCTACCCTAATTCTTCAAAGCTTAAAAATAGACATGGAAAACCACAACACCACATGCCTGAGAAATAGCTACAGTTAACCAACAATGTGAAAATCAAGTACAAATCACTATGGAGGATTAAAATGAAACACTAGTTCCAAATTCTATATTGAACTTCACAGCCCACTATGACTAGTAGAAGGTTCCTTCCTGCAACTGGCTAGGATTCCCATAATGTAACCCCCAACCAGCAATATTGCAAATGGTTAAACATTAATATACATATAAATAAAGAAATCTAAGTTTCCTAGTTATTGACACTATGAGATCAACTAAAATCTAACATAAAACTGCTACGTTTTAAAATTGGTAATTTTCTATAGCCTTACACTTAGATTATGTCAACTATCACTCTGCTTTAGAACTTTATAAGTAGAAGCTAATCATGCTTTATGAATCAGAAAAACTGGAAGACTTCCAGGGTCAAAAATTGACAAGTATTCAACCCATTTACTTATGTTAAATGGTAATAATAATTCCAATGAGTATGCTGAAACAATGTTGTGATAGCTTGCCAATATGAGTAGGAAAATTTTCATACTGGCGTCAGTTGGTGTCTGATAAACTCAGACCAAATGATGGTTGGACATTGATGTGAATGGATGCTCAGAGGTAGGAGCATGCCAGTATCGTGCACCTTTGTTGGTATTGACAATAGCTCCCTTGTATAGCTGAACGCTGGCTAGATGACTAGTTATGATGTCCACCAAACAACAAACTTTAATCTTTACGAGAGGAGCCCCCTATCCCATCAAGTCATAGCTAATCCCGAAGTAACCAATTGACTAACATATTATAACTATGGATCAATCCAAAAGAGGCTTGCAGGAAGGAACTCAATATTGTAGCAAACTCCCTGATTCAGACATGATCTTAACTCCTTTCACCAACTTAAACATCAAAATAGTAAAAGGCTCCAGCTTTATGCCGGTGCCATTCCTGAATTTCTCTCCTAGTAAAGGGTGGAGAAAGAGTCCCGTGTCAGGTTTATCCCAAACCTAGAAGTTATTTAATCCCACAAGGATGCAGACCTTAACAAAGTTTGACTCAACAACCTTCTGATTCCCATCTCCATTATCATCCTCCTTCTCTACTTATGGTTTGAAATATGCTGTGTCTCTTAACGGTTAAATTCCTGCAATAACTATTAGATTGCAACTTGTAGAAAATACACAATGCCCATCGTATAATAAGGGAAATCAACTTACTAGGTTTAGTTTttcacaagaaactacaatatCAATCAAATTGGGAGCATCGAACGATTTCACCTGGAAAAGCTCCTATCCCACAAAGACGAACATTTCATGCAAAAAAAAATGTATGGTCCACATGTCATGCCACGAGCATTCGGGACACCAAACCAAACACCCTAGAAATTTCAAGAAAGCTAGCAACATCATCTGATCACCCTCCAAAATCAAAGCAAATAGCCAGATACCTAACCCTAAATATTCTACAAAGAACAAAAACATGATTGTATTCTTTTCTCAGCGAGGCGCAGGCCCATCTAATCCAAGGGGGAAAAAAGTAGAACACTTCGAAGACGCATCAAAGaacaaaaaagagaaaatgaTGAAGAAAGGTTGGCAGCCACAATATTTCGATTGAATACGATCATAGGCGCGAAAGGGAAACGGCATCACCTTCTCGGCATCGCTGGAAGAGCAGAGAACGCGATCGGAATTGAGAAAGTATGAAGTGGGAGATGGTTTACTAAATTTACTTATTAGGGTTCGAGGCGATCCAGGAAATTACCCTCCTCTTTAATAATAATTACGAAACTATCGGCAGACCGCAACGGTTGTCAGTCCATCGTGTAATTAATGTCTCAGCCAAGGGTAAATAGACTGGTGAGGTGGTCGGCTTAAAAGACCTGAGATTATGGTGTACCAACGCTGAGCTGGGTAAAAGTTATACCACGCTAACGGACGTGGTCCCCGGTTGTGTTTGTGCGGAAGATAAGTTGGGTACGTTTTGGGGTTCCATTGTTGGAGAGAAGACAGAGGCGAGCGGAAGGGATTGACTCATTGACTGCAAGGACTTGTATTTTAGGAAAGGCTTAATTTTGCCTTGCCATCCTGTGAACGGATAAAACAGActgtataaatatttaaaatggTTTTATATAAAAATGATGCCTTAAAAACATGAACTGATTACTGATATTAGACACGGAATTCCAACTTCCCAACAAAGAAAAGCAATTGCAGGAAAATCTCTGTTCTTCGCTGAGACATCGATTGATTATGGTTGCTTGTTTGTCTTGAAAACAAATGCTCCTGCTttcatcaaacaaaaaaaaaattagaccTCCGGAAATCAAGCAAGCTATACGTAATTAAGTCAgtgaaggatggagaagagaagcCGCCTTCACCTAGCGTCGGCATCAGCAACGACAAAGCCACAACGCCGGCAATCTTCAACGCCGCGCCCGCCTTGATCATGTCCTCGATCCTGATGCGCCCCGTCGCGAACCCCACCACGTTCGGCGGTGTGCTTGTCGGCAGCAGAAACGAGAACTGAGCCCCGATGGCCCCCGGCACCATCAGCAGCAGAGGGTGCACCCTCATGGTCTTAGCCAGCTCCACCAGTAGCGGGAGCACCAGCGTGGTGGTGGCGTTGTTGGACGTGAACTCCGTGATGGCGGCGCTGATCAGGCACGCCACCGGCGTGATGGCCAAGTAGGGAGCGCCTTTCAGGAAGTCAAGGCCGGCTGAGAGGACGTCGGTAAGGCCGCTGGTCCTCACGCCGCTGGCGATCGCGAACCCGGCGCCGAGGAGGAGGATGATGTTCCATGGAAGCTTCTTGCACTTGCTCCAGTCCATCAGCATTTCTCCCTCGTTCTTTTTGCTCGGAATTATGAACAAGAAGGTTGCCATCAGCACCTGTTGTTGAACTGTTGTTGTTAATTAAATGCCCTCAATTTCAAACTTTCTCAAAAAACTAGGTTTCTTACGCTGACAGTGCCATCGCCAACATGGCCATGGAAGAGGGAACCCCATCCTGGAACATCATTGGTTATTCTCCTTGTCATCCATAACACAACGAGCAACTGCAGAAAAACATAGTCAGAGAAATTTAATTTCACTCTTTTTAATCAACTAATTAATCTAATCAGAACATACGCCGAATATTAGCAGAATCATCCTCTCAGCAAAAGCCATAGGACCTAACAATTCAAGCTCCCTCCTCAGATGATTCCTGTCCAGGTAAGCCGACAGTTCCTTGTCTGAATTCTTGGAGCAGTAGAGGAAACAGAGGATGCTCAACAAGACGAAGAACATAAACAGAGCCAGTGGGAATCCGAAGAAGAGCCATGTGCTGAAGCTGATCTGCTCTGCCTCAGGGAAGTAGCTCTCCCACATTCCGGCCAAGATGAGGTTTACTCCCGTGCCGGTCAAGGTTGCCATTCCTCCGATGGTAGCAGAGTAGACGACCCCGAGTACCACCGCTTTGCTGAACTGCTTCACCTCCGGGCACGCTTCGTCACCGTCGGGTAACCGCTGCAGTACTCCAGTGGCCACCGGCATCATCATCAAGGCCGCGGCGGTGTTGTGCATCCACATGCTCATGAAGACAGTGGTGCCGCAGATGCCCAGTAGAAGCAGCTTCGTGTTGAGAGGATCGCCACAGAACAACGAAGTAACATTTAGAGCAAGTCGACGGTGGATGTTGTAATGCTCGACGGCCAGAACAATTATGAAGCTTCCGAGCACGAGGGCGATGATGTCGTCCATGTAAAACTTCGCCACCTCGTCGGCAGAAGAAATTCCGAAGATGGGGAAGAGGAAGAGCGGTGCCATGGAGGTGACGGCCATCGGGACGGCCTCTGTCATCCACCACAGGAACACCCACGAGAGCACCGCGAGCATGTTCCGGCACAACGGCCGGCCACCGACATCAACGAAGAAGAAGATTAGCATGCATGATACAGGGCCGGAGACTATGCTGAGGCTCTTCAACGTGAGAACCGAACGGAAACGGTGGTGAAAGCTCGGTGGAGATTGATGGAGAGGAAGAAGTGGAGTCTTCTGCTCATCCACCGCTGGAAAGCTCGAGGATTTCAGAGACGATCCAGCCATCGGAAGAAACCCAATTGCGGAAGATTAAAATTAAAGGAATCGGATGTGTTCAATATATAGTTCTTCGCTGGATAGATTAAGAACTCTATAGTAAGTGAATGCATTTTTAATAAATTTCGTTGACGATAATATTAGgaaacaaataaatattctttaatAATAACTACTTtctaataattaaaaaatgattaaatattttctaataataattattctataaTAAAAGCTTCCTCTATTTACACAAATTTATTGATATGGATGATGAGTCACCAATCCTTGTAGTGATTTCATTATGTACACGCCATGTCAAGAGGTCAACAAGATATGTATGAATTGTTACTTGATAGATTGGGATTCAATTATTGCTAAGATGATGTCAGTTCATTTGTGACCGGTAATTTTACTTGTTTGAATGAAATTTGTGGAGTTAGAAAAATGCTCTGACCAAAAAATGCATACTAATTTACGGAATACTTTACAAGTAATACATTAGCATGAATAggagtttgaattttgaaacCCAACAACAAAGCAAGAATAATTATCATAATATCATGCAAAAAGAATAGCTAGCCTCAGAGAAGCATCAAAATGTAACAAAACTCAGGCAAGGATAGCAGCAGAGAGGATTGTTGCTAATGAGGTGAAGATTGAAGCCATCAGTTGCAGTGCATTTGAGGGTTGCGTAGGAGGAGATGCCGTGACAGCCGAGGGGGCCGGCGCATGCCTTGGGGACACGGGAGGAAGAGGCGGCTCCACCACATCCGAGTCATTGAGGACGGGCATTGGAGCCAGTGCCGGTGGCATTCCTTGTGGCGCAACAAGTTGCAGCAAAGCGCCGCCTTGAACAGGAGACATGAAGTTTGGGGCATTAGTCCCCATGTTCCTACAGGAGTTTCCTGCATAAACAAAGATTCACAATCACATGTCATAACCTGATTGGTATAAAAGAAGGATGTCAAAGAATGCTGCATACTTTTATAACGTGCAGCGGTTGCTGGGAAATCGGTGATGATGCCGTCCACTCTTACCCCCTCGACATAACTATTGATCTCTACGGTTGCGTCGGAGAAGAAGTCCCACGGCTGGGCTACAAATTCGTTGCGAAACACGTACACGTAAACGGCGAGCCCTGCAGCCTGAAACTTGGGGACAATGTCTGTTGGCTTCGTTATGAACTGAGCCGATTCAGGGTAAACGGATTGCCTGTCGATGGCCACAGCATCAGCAAACTTCTTAATATCAGCTAATGTCGAAGAATCTGCGCCGCGAATGGACTCGTCCACTTGGTAGACGAGCGTGTAGTTGGTTTTCTCTTGGAATTCTATGAGAACCGAGCTGTTAGTAGACATGATCATAACTTGAAGAGCAGTCTGATTGTCGTATCCCGCAACTTGTAAGGCAGAGATGACAGCATCAATCACGCCATAGCCTAATTGTTCCACCATAAATGTTGCATGCTGCAGACCGACAAGGTAACAAATTTGTTAGATTGAAACGGCTGTAAGTAATTCTTCATTCATGCAGGATTTCAAAATCTGATCTTGATTGGTTTAGATTCTGTGTTTTTTTCGATTTTCTCTCTCACCTCTATGTTGATCAGGATTCCAGCAATAGGCTTGCCTTTGGCAAAAGATAGAAAATCAGATAATCTCATGAAGGTTCCGGCATTAGCAGACCGTGGATTTCTGACTAAAGAATATCTGAGCTCTGGGCTGGAAATTTTGGCTGCAACACACAGAGGGGGAGTATATTATTTTGAATTAGAATCATATAGCATTAAAACAGATATTGATGGATGATCATGAAGATTAACTCTTACGTTGCAAATTCATTTGAATTTCATCCCATGTGAGATTGAAGGTGAAAATTCCTTGAGTGTCTTGAACCTCAGGGATACTGGAAAAGCGATTAGCGAAGGGTGAATTAGTGACTGTAGTATCAGCTACCAGGTCTATAGAACTCATGCATATAGCGATTCCATCTTGTGTAACTTGGATAGGGCAATCAATGAAATTAACACCACCATCCACTGCTTTCTGATAGGCCAAATCAGTACAGTCTGGGTAGTCTCCACTGCCCCCGTTGTGTGAGATAATCAATGGAGTGCCTGAGAACAGGaaagcaaaaaaagaaaaaaaaaagagtaaaaataCTATAAACTgaatttaggtaaaaaaaaaaacttatttctaGCTGACTAGGTAGAAACATAATTGCCGGCTTACCATGATTGATAGAACTTATATTTAAATGAGAAAAACAATCTGCAAGGAATGAAATGGTATCAGTAAGATATAAAAGAAAACAACACTTGTAGTCTGTCCAAAGAGAATATAGCATACAATGTTGATCTTATTTAAAAAGATGTTTTAAGTTAATTCAGCAAACATGAGCAGTTCGTTTGAGTCATTGTTTATCTCACAAGAATCTTTATATAGAAAAATAGCAATACTTCAGGATTACAACTATAAATACTAACATACTGTTTCCAGCTTCCATGTTTTTGTAGAAATTGATTACAATGTTCTTCGATAATCTTTACAACTTTAAACAATGATTTTTCGCATGAAGCTAAAACAATTCATCTCCTGCGCAATACTGACATTACGATGGACTAATTAGGCTAACACTATCTATAAATATATACCTAAAAATCATATATGGAATCTTGTACTAATTGATTAAAGCTGTCCATTTTAACACAGATGAATGAAGAATGAAATTTTATGTCATTCTTCTGAATTTACAATTCGATAAGTGAATTTAGTTCCAATAAAGCAGGCAACAAGCAATCCAATCAACAATTGTCAACTTATTCTGAGTAATTAACAGGTGATAAATGCAGACTTTAACGTACACAAAGCAGGAAAGGTACCTCTTGCTTCTGATGGAGTTACAGGAAAATCTGTTACTACTCCATCAACAGAGAAAACACCATTGTCAATGAAAGCAAGGTATTCAGCTAACGGATCATAGCTATAGTTGTAGCTCAAGGTGTGATCGTTTGCAAAATCTGCTGCATAAATTTCCAACCCAGCTCTGTGGGCATCCAAGACAAGGGATGAATAAGGTAGCATATAATTATCAGCTGTTACTGGCCAGATGAAACTCTTTGGAACAAGGATTCCAGAAGCAAATGTCTTGATGAACGTAAGATTATTAAGCAGAGAACCATATGTTTGATCTGTTGATGGTTCAGATATACTTTGGTCAAGAAAACGAAATATTAGTTTTGTATTGCTGCGGCTAAGCATTGGTGCTATCCTGCTCAGGAAAGCCAGCTCTGGAGAGGAAACATAGTCCACAGGAACACGCCTTGACACATCAAGCACATAGGTTGTCATGTTTAAATTATGTTGAGCATAGAAAATATCATGCTGCATAATATGACCATCAAAATTTCAGATCGAAAACAACTAAAGCAGAGTCACCATCACATGGAAGAGTGCATATGAATGTCTAGAAGCCTTGCCATACCTGTATGTTCAACCATAGGCCCGGGGGGTTGAAATTTCTAGCCACATCCTCAACAGCAAGTATGCCGTAATTGTTAGAGTCAAATGCGTCGCTTCGCGAATAAATTGCCTGTATTACTGCAGGGATATAAGTTAACAACATGATCCAAGATAGAGTTATACTGCAGAAAGCATAATTCTCCAATCTAATACTATTTTTCTACAATCAGACTTTATAATCTCCTTTTGAATGAACAAAGGATATCCTACACTAGAGTGAAAGCCACCATTTACTACATTGTGCAAAATACATGATCAAAACTGCTCCTACTTTCTAAATTCTGAGGATATTCACAGTGATAATGGTTAAATGTGACAAAAATAAGCAAAACCTTTAGCACTTACAAGAAACGTTTGATAGGTCGTTCATGGTATAATCCACAGAAAACCAGCC
It contains:
- the LOC122026434 gene encoding E3 ubiquitin-protein ligase makorin-like isoform X2, with the protein product MPRRVFCKYFGRGTCLKGESCNFSHDWRHQPNKVCTFYQKGLCNYGPSCRYNHVIVSGHETSVAVSSESCSQIESSSSQDAFPSRDLRNRDTSQAFTIPTVLPTSSQSHTPHEGAQNQAISSNVDIHVSAHSRPSDLPLCSFNHVGSCPHGENCHRIHGELCSICGKHCLHPFRQEERDKHIESCQRNKEVLETLKYSKEIECSICLERVLSKPTITQRKFGILPECDHPFCIECIRNWRSNSPSSGIDLNTALRACPVCRQHSYFVIPSTTWFSTSEEKQEIIDNYKRKLKSIDCKYFDFGNGTCPFGAICFYKVFTFSAYYSTKCK
- the LOC122026434 gene encoding E3 ubiquitin-protein ligase makorin-like isoform X1 — protein: MPRRVFCKYFGRGTCLKGESCNFSHDWRHQPNKVCTFYQKGLCNYGPSCRYNHVIVSGHETSVAVSSESCSQIESSSSQDAFPSRDLRNRDTSQAFTIPTVLPTSSQSHTPHEGAQNQAISSNVDIHVSAHSRPSDLPLCSFNHVGSCPHGENCHRIHGELCSICGKHCLHPFRQEERDKHIESCQRNKEVLETLKYSKEIECSICLERVLSKPTITQRKFGILPECDHPFCIECIRNWRSNSPSSGIDLNTALRACPVCRQHSYFVIPSTTWFSTSEEKQEIIDNYKRKLKSIDCKYFDFGNGTCPFGAICFYKHTIRPNASRRNPDRSNRDRPRPYRSRQLVEEVDRLVTNYELANLASMLDLDEELEDLANDDDLGDLLAMSFFLMHMDEEGTSDEDI
- the LOC122027956 gene encoding glycerophosphodiester phosphodiesterase GDPDL4-like gives rise to the protein MGRVQGFFSATGVLLLLQLGVVIAQNSSTWLTLSGNAPAIVAKGGFSGLFPDSSSDAYNFVPLTSSSDTVLWCDVQLTKDGVGVCIPNVKLDNCTNIAYFYQTGQSDYLVNGVNTTGWFSVDYTMNDLSNVSLIQAIYSRSDAFDSNNYGILAVEDVARNFNPPGLWLNIQHDIFYAQHNLNMTTYVLDVSRRVPVDYVSSPELAFLSRIAPMLSRSNTKLIFRFLDQSISEPSTDQTYGSLLNNLTFIKTFASGILVPKSFIWPVTADNYMLPYSSLVLDAHRAGLEIYAADFANDHTLSYNYSYDPLAEYLAFIDNGVFSVDGVVTDFPVTPSEARDCFSHLNISSINHGTPLIISHNGGSGDYPDCTDLAYQKAVDGGVNFIDCPIQVTQDGIAICMSSIDLVADTTVTNSPFANRFSSIPEVQDTQGIFTFNLTWDEIQMNLQPKISSPELRYSLVRNPRSANAGTFMRLSDFLSFAKGKPIAGILINIEHATFMVEQLGYGVIDAVISALQVAGYDNQTALQVMIMSTNSSVLIEFQEKTNYTLVYQVDESIRGADSSTLADIKKFADAVAIDRQSVYPESAQFITKPTDIVPKFQAAGLAVYVYVFRNEFVAQPWDFFSDATVEINSYVEGVRVDGIITDFPATAARYKRNSCRNMGTNAPNFMSPVQGGALLQLVAPQGMPPALAPMPVLNDSDVVEPPLPPVSPRHAPAPSAVTASPPTQPSNALQLMASIFTSLATILSAAILA
- the LOC122026434 gene encoding E3 ubiquitin-protein ligase makorin-like isoform X3, which translates into the protein MPRRVFCKYFGRGTCLKGESCNFSHDWRHQPNKVCTFYQKGLCNYGPSCRYNHVIVSGHETSVAVSSESCSQIESSSSQDAFPSRDLRNRDTSQAFTIPTVLPTSSQSHTPHEGAQNQAISSNVDIHVSAHSRPSDLPLCSFNHVGSCPHGENCHRIHGELCSICGKHCLHPFRQEERDKHIESCQRNKEVLETLKYSKEIECSICLERVLSKPTITQRKFGILPECDHPFCIECIRNWRSNSPSSGIDLNTALRACPVCRQHSYFVIPSTTWFSTSEEKQEIIDNYKRKLKSIDCKYFDFGNGTCPFGAICFYKV
- the LOC122026433 gene encoding tonoplast dicarboxylate transporter-like; translation: MAGSSLKSSSFPAVDEQKTPLLPLHQSPPSFHHRFRSVLTLKSLSIVSGPVSCMLIFFFVDVGGRPLCRNMLAVLSWVFLWWMTEAVPMAVTSMAPLFLFPIFGISSADEVAKFYMDDIIALVLGSFIIVLAVEHYNIHRRLALNVTSLFCGDPLNTKLLLLGICGTTVFMSMWMHNTAAALMMMPVATGVLQRLPDGDEACPEVKQFSKAVVLGVVYSATIGGMATLTGTGVNLILAGMWESYFPEAEQISFSTWLFFGFPLALFMFFVLLSILCFLYCSKNSDKELSAYLDRNHLRRELELLGPMAFAERMILLIFGLLVVLWMTRRITNDVPGWGSLFHGHVGDGTVSVLMATFLFIIPSKKNEGEMLMDWSKCKKLPWNIILLLGAGFAIASGVRTSGLTDVLSAGLDFLKGAPYLAITPVACLISAAITEFTSNNATTTLVLPLLVELAKTMRVHPLLLMVPGAIGAQFSFLLPTSTPPNVVGFATGRIRIEDMIKAGAALKIAGVVALSLLMPTLGAFVFKTNKQP